The nucleotide sequence TCGCCCACGTTCTCGCGCGAGGGCGTTTCGGTGGACGGAAACAGCAATCTTGTTATCGCGCTGGTAAAAAAGGGCGAGGACTTTTATTCGGGACATCTTCAGACAGGCTCGCTTACATATGATATTCCGAAGGATACAACCGGCGTGTGGCCTTTCGGAAAGTTTGAAAAGGCAAAATTTATGCACAAATTCGGCTATTATGAAATAAGATGCCGTCTTCCCAAAAATCCGGGCTGGCACGCGGCTTTCTGGCTTCAGGCACCCGGTGTCGGCTCGCACCCCGACGCAAAATACTGCGGTGTGGAAACAGATATAATGGAAAACTACCGTCAGCACACAGAGGGGCTTATGCTTTGCGGAAACGGGTTCGGCGGTTACGGAAAAGACGCCGTATGGCCCGGACATTTCCGTTTCCCGTTTGTTGAAACGCCCGACGGCTGGCATTACTACGGCGTTGACTGGAACAAGGACGGATATACATTCTATGCGGACGGCAAAAAAATAGGCTGGCAGGGCCCGCCTCAAGTTGCGGTATCGCACGTTGAACAGTTTATTCTTGTAAGCACCGAGTGCCACGGTTATAACCGAAATTTCGGCGATAACTGCGGTGACGACGGCCACGGCGATATGTGGAGGGGAAAACCGGCAGACGAGCTTAAAAAAGCGGTGCTGCCCGACGCGTTTGTTGTTGACCACGTAAGGGTGTTTGACGAAATATAGGAAAGGAAAAACTGCTATGAAAAAAACATTTTCTTTAATTCTTTCGCTTATTCTGGTGCTTTCGCAGATGAGTTTTCAGGCATTTGCAAAGCACGAAGAGGACGGATATATATTTTACGAGGATTTTGAAGATTACAAGCTTTCCGACGATCTCCCCGACGGCTTCAGCTGGGGAAGCATCGGCGCGGACTGCACGGTGAGCGCAAAAGCGCAGAAATTTTCCGACAGTCACTCCACCGCTCTGCGCCTCACGTCGGAGGGTGCGAAAACAAGCTATTTTTCGGGGAAAATCGAAAAAACCGATATATCGAAGGGTATTTTAAAATTGAGTTTCAGCCTTATGTTTGAAAATATCCCCGATGCAAGCTCGTATCAGCAAACGGTGTGCGTTTACGGCGGTACGACGAGCGCGCCTTATACAAAAGGACTGCGTATCGACGACGGAATTGTGAAATATTTTTCCGACCCGGCAAGCCGTTGGAAAACAAGCACCACCACCGCTTTTATGGTGCCGAACGTTTGGTACAATTTTGATATTGTGTCCGACTTTGACAGCAACAAGGTTACATATTATATGAACGGCAAGGCGCTTATCGACGAAAAAACAGGCAAAATTGCCGAAACGGCGGGCTATAAAAACACCACAACGAGCATATCGCAAATTCAGCTTCTTGTCCGCACAACCCACCCGCAGGCGGCGTTCGGCGGTGCGGTGTATTTCGATAATATTTCGCTTTCAAACAGCGTTAAATCGGGCGCATTTGCGGCAGACGGAAACGTGCTTTATGAAAATCCGTCTTATCTTAATTTAAACTTTTTCAGCGGTGTTGACCTTGAAAAATTCGATAAAGATGAAATAACCGTTAAAAAATATAAATCGGACGACCCTGCAATGACAAACGGCGAAAATTTGGATTTTTCGGTTGAAAATCTTTCGTCATCAAATCTTACGGTGAACTTTGGTTCGGAGGTTACGCTTGACGGGTTCGACAAAATAGAAGTTGACTTCGGCAATAATACAAACTTTGAAAACCGTTGTCTTGCGCCCGTTTGGTTTATAAAAGAAAAAGAGGACGAAGAACCGATTACTGCGACAGAGCTTTACAACAGCGAGAAAGACGGCAGTTATGACGTTAATTTAAACCTTACAAACATTGAAAAGACCGACATCGAATACACCGGCGGCGCAAGCAAAAAATCGGCATTTCTTTTTGACAAAAAAGCCAGCGCGCCCACAACGGGATATTTGAAATTTGAACGCGCTGACGGCGAAAATGTTTTTCAGACGGGAAAAATTTATGAGTTAAGCTTTAAAATAAAAATTCCCGAAAGCGCATACAGCGTTTCAAACAGTGACAAAACCATAAATATAAGAGGCGGTTTCGACGCACTTACGGACGGCGAAACGGTTGTATATCCGAGCGGTGCGGCGCGTCTTTTGTATTTTTCAAACAGGTACACCACGGCAGGATATTTTAACGAGGACATTAAAAAGGTTTCGACGGTCGGCGGATACAACTATTCGTACAACAAAAACGCGTCGATAGACGGCGATTTTGACGCACTTTTCGACGCGGCAAAATGGCTTGATGTTAAAATGACGTATTATCCCGATACAAAGCTTTACGACGTTGTGTTTACAAACGATTCGGGAAAAGAATATTCGTGTCTTTCGCAGAATGTATTTTTGTCAAATTCCGCGCTTACAAAGGCATATGCGCTCGCGTATCCCGATGTTGACCGAAATACAATCGACGGCGGATTAAAGAGCATTGATTTCGGTATTCAGGCAAAGGGCGGTATGAAAATCGCAATGGACGAAATTCTTCTCACCGAAAGAGAAAATATACCCGAAGAAGCGTTTGTAAAATGCGTTTCGCTTAAAAATTCCGAGGGCGAAAACATACGGAAAGACGGCAATGCGTATGAGCCTCAAATAAGAAAAATAGACATTCTTTTCGACGGTGAAATTGATGCCGATACCATTTTAAACACCTCTGTTTCGGGCGATAATCTCCCGTTATATTCGGTAAATTATTCCGCGGCGAAAAAGACGCTTTCGGTTGATTTTGAAAAACCGCTTTCGGAGAACAAAACATATACGGTAATTCTTCCCGATACAATGAATTTCAAATACGGAATTTCTCAAATTCCGTTTGAGACGGCGAGCGGTAAATTTGAAATTTCAAATCTTGTATCAAAGGTTTATGACGGCAAAATGCGTGCGTCGGTAAAGGTTAAGAACACGGCGTCTTATGCCAACGAACCTACAACGCTTATTGTTTCGTCATACAAAAACGGTGATGCGGTGAACATAACCGCCTCTGCAATTTCGGTCGGCGAGGGATTTGACGATACGTTATACACCGCGGAAGCCGACATCGGCGACTGTGACACCGTTAAAGCGTTCGTTTTGAACAATGCTGATTTAACGCATCTTCTGCCGTACAGCGAAATAAAGCTTGCGGACATCGGAAGCGCCGAAAAACACGAGTTTGAATTTTCAGACGGTGCGGACGGAAAATTTGTTACCGCGCTTGTGTTAAGCCCCGACCCGAGCGACAGGAGAAATTCGTATTCCTTGGAGGCGCTTGCGGACAGCGGTGCGATTTACAAAATCGACGCGGTAAGCGTTAAAGACGGAAAATATTCTTTCGGTTTTGACATAAACGGAGCATCTGGCAAATACACGGTTTACATTGCCGATGAAAACGGAAATATCGTTGAAAAAAGCGAAATTATCCATTCCGACAAGACCGAGTGCGAAAACGCTCAAAGCCTTATAAACAGCGCGGTTTTAAGCGGTGACAAAGACGGAGTTTTAAATATTTTGAAAACATATCCGTGCGAGCTGGGCATTGAAAAAATCGCAATTTTCAAAAACGCTGAAATTTCGGCGGAATATGTTTCAGAGCTTCTTTTTGAGTCGGTTAAAAACAAGGCGCTTGACATTTCAAATATGACGGATACACAAAAGCGCGTCGGAAACATTTGCCTTGCATATGCGCTGAAAAACGGAAAATGCAGTGATATTGCAGAGTACGGCGAAATTGCAGAAGTGTTTGAAAACGAGAAATTTGCAAAGCTTTATACAAAAAATATTGCTGATACAAAAAAGGTTGCAAAAAGGCTTTCGGGCAAAGATATTACAGTTGATAACCTTTCGGCAAAGCTTTCCGAGGCGGCGGCGCTCGAGATAATTGCCGAGGGTCAGGGCTTTGGAAATGTAAAAGAAATTATGACGGATTTTGCAGACGAAATCGGAATTGATATATCGCGCGGAACTGTCGATGTTTACCGCCGGCTCGACGGAAATCAGTTTGAAGATTTTGACGCGCTCGGTGCTGAATTTAACAGAATTGCACCCGAAAAATCAACCGACGGGGGAGGCAAGGGCGCACCGTCGAAAAGCGCCGGTTCGTCGTCGGTGACAAAAGGCGGATTTACAGGCGTAACCCCCAATTTGCCGACACCTGTTGAAAAAGAAATTTTCGGCGACCTTAACGGCTTTGATTGGGCAAAAGAAAGCATAAACGCGCTTTACGAAAAGAAAATCGTAAGCGGAAAAGCGGACGGAGTTTTTGCACCCGGCGACAGTATTATGCGCGAGGAATTTGTAAAAATCATTGTCGGGGCATTCGGTATTGACGGCGTTTCGGACAAAAATTTCACCGACGTATCAAACGGCGCTTGGTTTGAAAATTATATCAAAAAAGCGTTCGGCGCAGGAATAATATCGGGCGAGGGCGAAACGTTCGGAGTCGGAAAACCGATAACGCGCGAGGATATGGCGAAAATTATCTACGGCGTTATAAAATACAAAAATTTAAGCCTTAATACAGGCAATACGGCAGAAATTTCGGATATTTCGTCGGTTTCGGACTATGCGTCCGAGGCGGTTAAGGCGCTCTATTCCGCAAATATTTTGAAGGGAAACGAAAACGGCGGATTTATGCCGAAATCGTTTGCAACGCGCGCCGAAACGGCGGTAATTATAAACAGAGTTTTAAACTATGTGAAATAGGAGGGGTGAAAAAATGAAA is from Qingrenia yutianensis and encodes:
- a CDS encoding glycoside hydrolase family 16 protein, coding for MKEFKIENHAPSYLPKEKNWTLAWQDEFDGNSLDESKWNFREYFWGKKSPTFSREGVSVDGNSNLVIALVKKGEDFYSGHLQTGSLTYDIPKDTTGVWPFGKFEKAKFMHKFGYYEIRCRLPKNPGWHAAFWLQAPGVGSHPDAKYCGVETDIMENYRQHTEGLMLCGNGFGGYGKDAVWPGHFRFPFVETPDGWHYYGVDWNKDGYTFYADGKKIGWQGPPQVAVSHVEQFILVSTECHGYNRNFGDNCGDDGHGDMWRGKPADELKKAVLPDAFVVDHVRVFDEI
- a CDS encoding S-layer homology domain-containing protein → MKKTFSLILSLILVLSQMSFQAFAKHEEDGYIFYEDFEDYKLSDDLPDGFSWGSIGADCTVSAKAQKFSDSHSTALRLTSEGAKTSYFSGKIEKTDISKGILKLSFSLMFENIPDASSYQQTVCVYGGTTSAPYTKGLRIDDGIVKYFSDPASRWKTSTTTAFMVPNVWYNFDIVSDFDSNKVTYYMNGKALIDEKTGKIAETAGYKNTTTSISQIQLLVRTTHPQAAFGGAVYFDNISLSNSVKSGAFAADGNVLYENPSYLNLNFFSGVDLEKFDKDEITVKKYKSDDPAMTNGENLDFSVENLSSSNLTVNFGSEVTLDGFDKIEVDFGNNTNFENRCLAPVWFIKEKEDEEPITATELYNSEKDGSYDVNLNLTNIEKTDIEYTGGASKKSAFLFDKKASAPTTGYLKFERADGENVFQTGKIYELSFKIKIPESAYSVSNSDKTINIRGGFDALTDGETVVYPSGAARLLYFSNRYTTAGYFNEDIKKVSTVGGYNYSYNKNASIDGDFDALFDAAKWLDVKMTYYPDTKLYDVVFTNDSGKEYSCLSQNVFLSNSALTKAYALAYPDVDRNTIDGGLKSIDFGIQAKGGMKIAMDEILLTERENIPEEAFVKCVSLKNSEGENIRKDGNAYEPQIRKIDILFDGEIDADTILNTSVSGDNLPLYSVNYSAAKKTLSVDFEKPLSENKTYTVILPDTMNFKYGISQIPFETASGKFEISNLVSKVYDGKMRASVKVKNTASYANEPTTLIVSSYKNGDAVNITASAISVGEGFDDTLYTAEADIGDCDTVKAFVLNNADLTHLLPYSEIKLADIGSAEKHEFEFSDGADGKFVTALVLSPDPSDRRNSYSLEALADSGAIYKIDAVSVKDGKYSFGFDINGASGKYTVYIADENGNIVEKSEIIHSDKTECENAQSLINSAVLSGDKDGVLNILKTYPCELGIEKIAIFKNAEISAEYVSELLFESVKNKALDISNMTDTQKRVGNICLAYALKNGKCSDIAEYGEIAEVFENEKFAKLYTKNIADTKKVAKRLSGKDITVDNLSAKLSEAAALEIIAEGQGFGNVKEIMTDFADEIGIDISRGTVDVYRRLDGNQFEDFDALGAEFNRIAPEKSTDGGGKGAPSKSAGSSSVTKGGFTGVTPNLPTPVEKEIFGDLNGFDWAKESINALYEKKIVSGKADGVFAPGDSIMREEFVKIIVGAFGIDGVSDKNFTDVSNGAWFENYIKKAFGAGIISGEGETFGVGKPITREDMAKIIYGVIKYKNLSLNTGNTAEISDISSVSDYASEAVKALYSANILKGNENGGFMPKSFATRAETAVIINRVLNYVK